The Streptomyces sp. NBC_01244 genome contains a region encoding:
- a CDS encoding exopolysaccharide biosynthesis polyprenyl glycosylphosphotransferase has translation MTMDSAPARHTGPGGTGPAGGITGTAGTTTGTTSAAGVISTATSAASSAGVTAVRRSVTAIHPPRGPKADRARATVRPGRVRRPDGIAPLLAADAFAAAATVAALPGAELPLGVAAPLALALVALHAQAGLYRPRLAPSALLELPALAGRAAALWCAAAAVLAAAAPGDALGWSTLLGAVCVQVVLACAGRGVVNQLRRRTRARRPASALVVGPGAGASAVAAALHGRPEYGLRPVGLADTGTDGEGAAGVPVLATHEDIRRAVIQNSVRHAVFTRPPEADERTASLVRLFHDHGCRLWLADPAGTAKVTGMRVAQPADQLWGYAVQPLLPRPARPVERYAKRAIDSSLAAIALLAAAPVMGACALAVRISDGPGVIFRQERVGLYGRPFTLLKFRTLRADAHESATRWTVAGDCRMSPIGSFLRKSSLDELPQLWNVVRGDMSLVGPRPERPFFVAKFSSVHPGYEARHRMPVGITGLAQINGLRGDTSIEDRARFDNHYIDTWSLWQDLWILARTAASFFRFRLGGS, from the coding sequence ATGACGATGGACAGCGCACCCGCCCGGCACACCGGGCCGGGCGGTACGGGGCCCGCCGGCGGCATCACCGGCACCGCCGGCACGACCACCGGCACCACCAGCGCCGCCGGTGTGATCAGTACGGCCACCAGTGCCGCCTCCAGCGCCGGCGTCACCGCCGTCCGCCGTTCCGTGACCGCCATCCACCCCCCGCGCGGCCCCAAGGCCGACCGTGCCCGGGCCACCGTACGGCCGGGGCGGGTGCGCCGCCCGGACGGGATCGCCCCGCTGCTGGCCGCCGACGCGTTCGCCGCCGCGGCGACCGTGGCGGCGCTGCCCGGAGCCGAGCTGCCGCTCGGGGTGGCCGCTCCCCTCGCCCTGGCCCTGGTCGCGCTGCACGCGCAGGCCGGGCTGTACCGGCCGCGGCTCGCCCCCTCCGCGCTCCTCGAACTGCCCGCGCTCGCCGGGCGGGCCGCCGCACTGTGGTGCGCGGCCGCCGCGGTGCTGGCCGCCGCCGCCCCGGGCGATGCCCTGGGCTGGAGCACGCTGCTCGGCGCCGTCTGCGTCCAGGTCGTACTGGCGTGCGCGGGGCGCGGAGTCGTCAACCAGCTCCGCCGCCGCACCCGCGCCCGCCGCCCCGCCTCCGCCCTGGTCGTGGGACCCGGCGCCGGGGCGAGCGCGGTCGCCGCGGCCCTGCACGGGCGCCCCGAGTACGGACTGCGCCCCGTCGGGCTCGCGGACACCGGGACCGACGGGGAGGGGGCCGCGGGAGTACCCGTACTGGCCACCCACGAGGACATCCGGCGGGCCGTCATCCAGAACTCCGTCCGGCACGCCGTCTTCACCCGCCCGCCCGAGGCCGACGAACGCACCGCCTCCCTGGTCCGGCTCTTCCACGACCACGGCTGCCGGCTCTGGCTCGCCGACCCCGCGGGCACCGCCAAGGTCACCGGGATGCGCGTCGCGCAGCCCGCCGACCAGCTGTGGGGATACGCCGTCCAGCCGCTGCTGCCGCGTCCGGCCAGGCCGGTCGAGCGGTACGCGAAGCGGGCCATCGACTCCTCGCTCGCCGCGATCGCGCTGCTCGCCGCCGCGCCCGTGATGGGCGCCTGCGCGCTCGCCGTACGGATCTCCGACGGGCCGGGGGTGATCTTCCGGCAGGAGCGGGTCGGCCTGTACGGACGCCCCTTCACCCTGCTGAAGTTCCGCACCCTGCGCGCCGACGCGCACGAGTCCGCCACCCGCTGGACGGTGGCCGGCGACTGCCGGATGAGCCCGATCGGCTCCTTCCTGCGCAAGTCCTCGCTGGACGAGCTGCCGCAGCTGTGGAACGTGGTCCGGGGTGACATGAGCCTGGTCGGTCCGCGCCCCGAACGGCCCTTCTTCGTGGCCAAGTTCAGCAGCGTGCACCCCGGGTACGAGGCCCGGCACCGGATGCCGGTCGGCATCACCGGTCTCGCCCAGATCAACGGCCTGCGCGGTGACACCTCCATCGAGGACCGGGCGCGCTTCGACAACCACTACATCGACACCTGGTCGCTGTGGCAGGACCTGTGGATCCTGGCCCGCACCGCGGCCTCCTTCTTCCGCTTCCGGCTGGGGGGCAGCTAA
- a CDS encoding glycosyltransferase: MPTQPPSPSPSPSSSPSPSRPPVVLHLVQPVEGGVARVVVDLVRAQSAAGLRTYVGCPRGGQLADAAREAGAEVLTWRAGRAPGPGLAAEVLGARRLIGRVRPDILHAHSAKAGLAGRLAVRGAVPTVFQPHAWSFDAVGGATAALALRWERFGARWADRVLCVSEAERRTGESEGIAARWSVIRNGVDLRHFRPGGPDPVRDKARARAELPLPSAFQGDGPLAVCVGRLCQQKGQDVLLRAWPELLGAVPGARLVLVGDGPDMERLRRGAPPSVHFAGAAFDIRPWLRAADLVVLPSRWEGMALAPLEAMACGRPVLVSDVSGARESLPPGQGRLCLVEPEDPTALAKALGGLLAEPRLLAALGEQAERHARMEFDVRRTTDAVTGLYHELLGRPRPLNQERISR; the protein is encoded by the coding sequence GTGCCGACACAACCTCCTTCCCCCTCCCCCTCCCCCTCTTCTTCTCCCTCCCCTTCCCGGCCTCCGGTCGTCCTCCACCTCGTCCAGCCGGTCGAGGGCGGGGTCGCCCGCGTCGTCGTCGACCTCGTGCGCGCCCAGTCCGCGGCCGGCCTGCGGACCTACGTCGGCTGCCCGCGCGGCGGACAGCTCGCGGACGCCGCTCGCGAGGCCGGGGCCGAGGTGCTCACCTGGCGTGCCGGGCGGGCTCCCGGACCCGGCCTGGCCGCCGAAGTGCTCGGCGCGCGCCGCCTGATCGGCCGGGTCCGGCCCGACATCCTGCACGCCCACAGCGCCAAGGCCGGACTCGCCGGGCGGCTCGCCGTGCGCGGGGCCGTCCCGACCGTGTTCCAGCCGCACGCCTGGTCCTTCGACGCCGTGGGCGGGGCCACCGCCGCGCTCGCGCTGCGCTGGGAGCGCTTCGGGGCCCGTTGGGCCGACCGGGTGCTCTGCGTCAGCGAGGCCGAACGCCGCACCGGCGAGTCCGAGGGGATCGCCGCCCGCTGGTCGGTGATCCGCAACGGAGTCGACCTCCGCCACTTCCGCCCCGGCGGCCCGGACCCCGTCCGGGACAAGGCCCGGGCACGCGCCGAACTTCCGCTGCCATCCGCCTTCCAGGGGGACGGGCCGCTCGCCGTCTGCGTCGGCCGGCTCTGCCAGCAGAAGGGGCAGGACGTGCTGCTGCGTGCCTGGCCGGAGCTGCTCGGAGCCGTTCCCGGGGCCCGTCTCGTGCTCGTCGGGGACGGCCCCGACATGGAACGGCTGCGCCGCGGGGCCCCGCCCTCGGTCCACTTCGCGGGGGCCGCCTTCGACATCCGGCCGTGGCTTCGGGCCGCCGATCTCGTTGTACTGCCGTCGCGGTGGGAAGGCATGGCGCTCGCCCCGCTCGAAGCCATGGCCTGTGGGCGACCGGTTCTGGTCTCCGACGTCAGCGGTGCCAGGGAGAGCCTCCCGCCCGGCCAGGGACGGCTGTGTCTGGTGGAACCGGAGGACCCGACGGCGCTGGCCAAGGCCCTGGGCGGGCTGCTCGCCGAGCCGCGGCTGCTCGCCGCACTCGGGGAGCAGGCGGAGCGGCACGCGCGGATGGAATTCGACGTGCGGCGCACCACGGACGCGGTCACCGGTCTGTATCACGAACTGCTGGGCAGGCCCCGGCCCTTGAACCAGGAGCGCATCAGCCGATGA